CGGCCTGTTGCCTGCCCGGCCCTCCCCAAAGTGTCCAACCCCCACCAAGCCTGCGGGCTCTGCCCGGACCGTGTGTACCgtctgcttgctctctcccccGCAGCTTCCTGGCCCTCATGGCCCGCGTGTTCGTGTACGGGACCCTGAAGAGAGGCCAGCCCAACCACAAGGTCCTGCTGGACCCCACGAACGGCCGCGCCGCCTTCCGCGGCCGGGGCCGCACGCTGGAGCCCTACCCCTTGGTGATCGCCGGCGAACATAACATCCCGCGTCTGCTCAACCTCCCGGGGCAAGGGCGGCTTGTGCTCGGCGAGATCTACGCCGTGGACGAGCGGATGCTGAGCTTCCTCGACGAGTTTGAGGGCTGCCCGGACGTGTACCAGCGCACCCCGGTGCAGGTCGCGGTCCTCGAGTGGGAAGGCGCGCGCGGGGCGCCCGAGGAGACGCCGGCCGCCGACGGGACCCTGCAGTGCTTCGTGTACAGCACGGTCACCTACGCACCCGAGTGGGTCCGCCTGCCGCACCACGACGACTACGACTTCCAGGGGGAGCACGGGCTTCGCTACAATCCGCGGGAGAACAGATGACAAGCGCGAGGACCAATCCTCCGCTGGTCCGCCAGGGGCCGGGGGACAGAGCCCCGATGATGAGACGCCCTCAGCCTGTCTGCACTCAGTGCACCCGCGTAATAATGTCCTTTGAAACACTTATAAAACTCAATCTGTGGGAAAAGGAACAATCTCTTTTTCAGCTGCAGCTGATTTTCCCAATATTTTGACACACTGATCACAAAATTATGCCTGAAGTCTGTCTAGCCGACAGCGCTTTGTTGCTTGCTGCTTCCAGAATGCCACGGGCTTGAATAGATCAGATAAGGAAAATTCAGGATCCTAATTCCCCTAAATGACATTTCAAGAACTcatatgtcactttttttttttgctttgctttgatctgaagttaacatttaaaatgtaaacttcgTGTAGCAGCTAGATTTTAGCAACCCTACTGTATTGATTCTAACTTGTGGCAGcaagaagaataattttttaaactgatttgGGTTATCTCAGTGTAATAAAAGAACCTCAAGAAAAACATTGTGTTTGGGGTAGTTTTAGAGCATATAAAACATTAGTATTCACAATTTTCAGATCAAGCTTATTAAAGGGATTACTAAAGATGATCATATAATATTAAACTGGATGTTTTAGGAAACCAAATTTAAAAGTGTTGGTACTACTGTTGgcttttgggggggagggggagggggctttaCTTACTTGGTAGAAGGTTCTTTTCATTCTAATCTAGCAAAATCACAAGCCACCTACTTGCTGGCAGATGCTGCTGAACACCCCGATTTCAGACGGAAGCTCACCCAAGCCCGAGGCCCAGTGGCAAGGTGCCGTCCCTGCCTCCGAAGGGAGCAGCATTTGGGGGGTTGGGTGGCCTTTCAGAGAAGAACCAACACGTTAGTAATTTGTTCTTCAGGCCTGACAGAAAGCTTAGCTTCCAAATACAAAcagcacttaaaataattttagcaaGGCACGAAGTACCAATTACTACCCACCTCCATCTGATAATCTGTCAGCGTAGATTCAGATCAGCGCACGACTCTGCCTCTGTTTACTTACCAGCAAAGTATGAAATGTATTCCAAGAATTTCAGAAGCAACTGACAACGCAGCTGCTGATCCTTAGTAACCTCGTTCTCCGCTGGGAGAGCTCCCTCGCTCTTCAACTTAATGGTAGACTGTGATCACTAACTGCATCTGGCATAAAAACAGGATCAGTATTTTTAGCCCTATTTTCTTAATTGGAAACTTGcttcacaaaaacacaaaaaggcaAGGATGGGTATCAACTGATGGGCTTGTGGCAGCCACACCCACCACTCCTGGGGTGAGAGAGCCCCAGCAAagcctgggggatggggaggggggccgCCCGCCGGGTCCGTGGGCCCCGCACTCACCCGTGGGAGCCGCGCAGGAGGGATTTCCAAACTCCCCGGCGGCCCCGCGCAGGCTTTCAGAAGTTCAGAATAGCCACAAATGGGAGCGAGGTCCTCAACCAGGAAGAAGCAGGGAAACAGATTATGAAGGTGGTAAGTGATAATTCAATGAGACGAAGGCAAAGAACTGGGATTTACAGAAAGTTTTTTGAAGGATCACAATGGAACGCTAGTATTTCAAGGCTACTGGCACAGCCAATAGCCTCTTATGTACGTTGTCTTCATTCAAAAAAAGGGCAAACTAATATTTAGACAAATGCTCAgctttattgatttaatttttgacaCTAGGAAATCTCACAGCAGAAGTACAAATCATATGTACAAGtatttatatcaataaaaatttccATTGGTGATTTTTTGGCAGAATGTTGGTTTTGACTATATGTGGAATAAATATGACCATGTAAAATCTGCTGCACAGGGGTGTTCCTGCAAAACGCTTGAATAAATTGAGTGTGAAAGAATAATAATACAAATGGCTAATTAAATTGGGTGATGACTGAAAGGCTATAAATACTTCATTCCAGTTCCATGAGCAGATCTCCTTCTCCAACTGTGTCTCCAGCTTTACAATGCACTGATTTcaccttgaattaaaaaaaaagaaagaaagaagggagagtcAGAATTATTAACCAGACCATGAGGGAGCCATCTCGTCCCCCGTTTCTGgaaatgaagagacatttcttcaTTGGGGGCGGAGCTGGACGGCACCCTAGAAGCCAGACGCACTGATGCTCCGCGAGCCCTCAACAGCCAGCACTCCCAAGCTCTTCTGCGGCTTCAGGCAGCGGAAATGGTCTGAGTTACTGGTAGTTACTGGTGTACTTAGTGttcaaacacaaaaacaaaaccaccacacAATTATACAAGCATCAGACAAGAGACTCCTAATTAAGAGGAGAAAGCCCTTAGCCTGAGATCATAAACTGCCTtctgaagggaaaggaaatgcTGCGGAGCTGTGTGGCCGTGTGGTCTCGGTGGCCTGACATGGAGCAGgcactgagcccccccccccgcgcccgcACCACTGTGCCCTCACGGTCTGTGGATTTATCTCGGCTCTAGTCAGGTTTTGCTTTCCCGAATTTGTGTTCCGCTTTAAAATGGGCGGGCGGTATGGGGTGGAGAAGAGGCAGTCTTCTGACTTGTCGGGAGGTTCTTGCTTGGGCCTGAAGACACATGGCGGGCTCGACCTTCCTGGGCATCTGGGCATCTGGGCACCCGGCAAACGGGAAGAATGTCCGCGACGCCGGGTTCGGTGCCCTGGCCTGTGTCCTCGCGGCTCCGCTAGGAACTGGAAGGCCAGAAGGGGCCTTCTCCCTTGAATTGCGGCCCCGGAGCCCTCAGAACCCCGTGAACCGATGCAGTGACGATTTCAAAGGCCTGGGGGGTGCCACTGGCCCTGAGTGGCTGCCCGTTCTGATCTGGGGCCTCCGATGTTTGCAGAGGACGCATCTTGCATGCTGTGATGACGACATGGAGGACCGGCGTCCATTGTGAATTTTCTCCGAGAGGAAAAATGGCTCTCCAGATAAGGACTGCCTGTCCCGAGGCTCGCCAGGGCCTGCTCCTCGGTGCTGGGGCTCCGGCCACTTCTGGGGCGCCCTGCTGGGGCGCAGAAGGAAATGGGATGGGCAGGAAGGACTCCAGCTGATAGCGGTCAGGCCAAAGTACAGGTTGACCCGGAGCCCATCAACGCCCTGAAAGCGGCTCTGGGCCACCGATGGCCAGGGATCGGCTGAGCCTCCGGAGACATGCGACCCAGAAGCCACCGTGAGACCGCGGGGACCCCGAACACACCGACAGATGAGGGCCCCACGCTCCTTCGGGGAGCTAAGGCCGCGTTCATTTGTGTGTTAGTACCTCAGTCCAGCAACAGGGGCCCTCGGCATGCATCggacatatatatatgttctggGTCCCTCCAAATGAGGCCAAGTTCCCATCACACCCGGACATTTCATGACACTAAGGCagcagaaatgttaaataatCCCACGGAGCAAAACCAACAATTTCTACAAGAACAAAGACCATTTTGGGTtcacttttagaaaaaagaatcagatgtAGAAGGCAGGATTCCCCAATCGTGGCCTTCTCTCCCAAACACCCTTCCAGCCTGACTAGCCAGCTCCAGGCCCGCCCGCCCTAAACTgggcctctctgtctctgatgcAAATGCCAGTGTGGGCCGGCAGTGCCCCTCTGCCAGGGCACCCATGTCCCCAGGGCTCGATCTCCGCTTCCCATGGCGCAGGCCACAGCGGCCTCTGCCCTCTccttgccccaccccaccctgcctcgCTCCAGGATGCAGACCCCCCAAACCAAACTGTCCTTCAGAAAAGGCTCCCTCTGCTATGGGTGGCATCTTTGCAGAAGCAGGAAGAATAATGAAGTTATTATTAAAAggacttttctgttttcctcaaggagaaaatacatgtgaGAAGTTTTACTCTTAACAAGTTTCAGGGGAAATacaattccattatttttttctccctaaatcaTTATGTCCCACATGTGTACATGGAGCTTTCTGCTCCTCTTGATCTAAAATTGAATTGTTCTCTTTGTGGAGAGTTGAAGAGTTACATTAATTCTTGCAATCTCTAAAACCAGTTCCTGCCGTGTCACCTAAGTCTCAGATAACTAACTGACTCCGAGACAGAcgtaaacattaaaaattaaagaccCTTTAATTTGAAAGACATTAAGGTGAAGAACAATTGTTCTTTGACTACCTGCACGTCAGACAGATGCTCCATGAGGCAGGGACACACGGGTGCCAGGCGGAAAGAGCTCCCAGTCTTAATGTCCCGCTCTGCAGGAGCGAGGAGCCGGTGGGGGTCACCTCCACAGTCCCTTCCAGGCCCAACCACCCAAGATCCAAAGGTGGAAGTTCTGCTTCCTGTCACAGAGCTGGCAAGGGCTGGGGGAACTTGGGGACATACCTTGCCAGTTTTCCCAGCTGTCATACTGTTCTGCATTTTCATGGCTTCAATCACACAAATTTCCTGACCTTCTGCTACCTGGAAAAACGaacaggaaaaaagacaaattttaaaatccttctgATTTTGCAACACCACCACTCAGGGGTGAAGCCATCAAGAGattctttgtcaaatgctctgAAATTTGACCCAAACAGCAGCAACGACCTCTAATACTTCATGTTCCAAGTgaatctttgggaggcagcagaGAAGGGCCATTCCCTCTGTCTTCACCAAGTGCCACAGAGATGTGGCcaaaatggaatgtttttctcttctgtgcaaTGTCCAGATTTGGCACATCTCTACAGACGGGAAGACCTGTGgtttctgggggctgggaagaagAGGGGAGTGGTTGCTGATGCACACAGGGTTTCTTCTGAGTGGGGAGGAAGTGTTCTAGATTGACGAGGGGGATGGCTGCACAATGAATTCCAGGAATAGACGAGAACCAATAAATGCGCACGGTGAGGGGCCGACCTGCACTGGACGTGAATTTTATCTCCGCAAGGCTGTCACCCAAAACTGGAGTGCTTCCATCGGCAGCCTTGGGGAGCTGGGAAGAGCAGTCAGCCAGGGGGACCACTGTCTCAACCTCTGCGACACATGACAAGTAACAACGAGGTGGCTCCTGGAAGGTGCCTTCCGACGTGGGGAACGACTGCTAGCAGCCTGCCCGGTCCTTGCGTGGAGGCCGGCGGCTCCCACGGGCACTGGCTCAAGCTCCACCCGCCTTCACTGGGAGGGGAGATCCATGCGGGGCCGGGAATGAGCTCCCCGGGTGAAGCCGCTCTATAGACTCTCTTTCCGTTGCCCTTGATGGGTTAGCACCAAGGAGCTGGGccccattctcctctctctgTGAAAAGGGCCTCCCAGTTTTTGACACGGTAAAGCTGAGTTTCCTCGGGCAACTGGCTGGCTACTCTGGGGTGCTGGTGGGCATCCTGGTGGGGGGCTCCGGGACACTCACACTAGTGCGGCTTGTGCTGGCCCGGAGTCGCAGAAGTGCCTGGAGAATGTTCTTCCCCGCACTCCCCAGATGATGCCCGAGCTCCCTCCCGGCCCCCCACGCGGCACAAGCTGTCTTGCTGGCAGTCAGGGCTGCCTGCGCCCCGCGCCTTCCTTCCCTCCGCTGATCAGGTGGTGGGCTGCCTTTTCCTGGCACAGAAATCTAGGAAGAGAGGGGATGCCAAAGCCTCGGTGCTGGCACAGAGGAGAGACGCTGTGCTGGGGAGCTGGGCTCTGCAGCTCCGTGCTCCCCGCCCGCTTGGATTCATTNNNNNNNNNNNNNNNNNNNNNNNNNNNNNNNNNNNNNNNNNNNNNNNNNNNNNNNNNNNNNNNNNNNNNNNNNNNNNNNNNNNNNNNNNNNNNNNNNNNNCGGCTGCATTCCACGGAGAGCGAAGGGTCTGCACGCACGCGAGGGCTGCTCTTCTGCTCCTCACAAGGACAGCGGGCAGGGCTTCGGCACGGCTACCCCCCTCAAGTCGTCCCTTCAGGGCAGGCAGGGACCCCGCAAGACGGGAGAAGGGCAAGGCCCCCGGGGCCGCACCTGCCACGCagctacccccaccccccgcccccaaaacgCGGCCGGACCCGCACCACGCTCGCTCAGGCCCCTAGGGGCCAGAGCGTCCCGCCCAGGCCCCTGGAAATGGATCTGAAACTCAACGTGACGGAATCGAAATTCTCTCCACAGAGTAGTCATCGGCTCGCCACCTCTGGGTGCCCACGGCGGGGACCTGGGCAAGCTTGGTCCCCGGCCCCCACCCAGCCGGGCTTCCCCTGCTGTCGTCTGAAAGCCCATCCCCGACCCGGTGGGCTtctagggggtggggggcacaacCTACCCCCTCTGCGGCAGGTTTGACCCCTCTCAGCTGCTCAGCCCACGGCTCAGAATCTGCAGGCCAGACAGAGCGCCCCTCACTGGTTCTTTATGGGATCTTCAAGTAAGTGGATTCACAGTTAATGCAAACAGGAGAAGGAAATGAACCCGGGAGATTGCTGGTGGTCACAGCAACGGGGCACAGACCACCCTGACAAGGATGCCACAGGGCCCACGCTGGAGGGCGGTGGAGCCTGGGCCACgaccccacaccaggctccaGCCGGCCACGCCGGTGCGGAGATCAGGGCCCGCGGGAGACCGGCCACAAGTTCACGGGGCTCTGCTCCCGTTGCCCACTGGTCGTccctcctggctggctctgggggCTCGTACCCTGCGTCATTCCCAGGTGACTCAAGTGGCAGGGCTCCAGTCACACTACTCAGAAAAACAAAGCCTCTCATTTAGACAGAGGTAATCAGCAGAGGTGGGAAAGTCCCAAAGTTAAAATACTCCCCTCTTTTTTATTGTGTCACTCTGGCAATTTGATTAAACGGACTTCAGAGAAGGTGCCTCTGGATTCACAGGGGCCACCCGGCAGCACGGCCCTGAATCTATGTCCGATCCTCGATCCTCACAGCTCCGGCCTCCTGATCCCTCCTGGTCCCCTCCTGGTCCCCTCCCTTGGTCTGCAGGTCTCCATTTCCACTGCAGTCTGGATGGAACTTTAAGTGATTCACTGCTCCCTCTCTGCTCACTTGGGCAATGGGTTTTATGGTCTGTTTTCACTCATTCATCCCTAGAAGAGAAAGAACTCTTGGAAGTCGTTCCTTGAAACCCCACAAAATAGGGAAGGACGTCTTGGTCAGTAGAATCATGTTACACGCACACATGGACTTGATCTAAATTCACACTCTTTCATCCCTCAACAATCCCAGCCAGAGGAGCTCCGAGACTGCAGGCTGCGCTGTCATGGGTGCTCCGCCCGGGGTTGTGtgtctcccccccgccccgccccacgtCCCCCTCGATCGCGGAGCTGGGGTGCAGAGGCGGCGGCCCGCCTGTGCCCGCGGGGCTCGGAAGGTCGTGGGGACACCTTCCGCGTTTCCTCGGGTGCTCGTGGGCAGGGAGCGCTGGGACAGCTCACACGGGAGGGCACGGCCACCGAGGGCTTTGCGCGCACACTTCTCTAACACTTTTGTGCATCATCTGATAAAGGCTCACTGATTGTGACAGGAGGTCTCCAACATTGGGCTTACAAAATGGTCACAAGCCTCGCAAGTCTTTTTGATAAACCTAGTCAGCCTGATGTACTTCCCTGCTCCCTGTCTAATTGGTGTAAAGTTTGGAGGTCCGAGTCCTGTATCTTTCATCCGGCTTATTGCGTCCTCTCCTTTGACATGGGGTCAAGGTTCACATTCGCATCCGATTATCAGAGCGCACTCATTAAGCGGGGGGCCTGCCTCGCTCCAAAATGAGTAAGCTGGAGAGAAAACCCGGCCCATTTACTCAGCAGATTTTCGCATGTTTAGGAGGCTGCATGTCGCCCGGCAGTGCTCCGTGCTGAAGAGTTTCAGACATCTCCAGCTGATGATTAATTGTGAGTGATGGGAAATAAAATCCAGTCAAGCCAGCTGCTTGCCATGGTTGGCAAAATGACTCTAATGGATATAGGCTGccaattttccagttttactggCAAGTCTTCCAAGTGTAATTAAGGGAAGTTATAAATGATATGGAAATCTATCAAGTCCCATTTATTTTCAGAGGACTCTTTCCCCAGAGACTTTTATCTTCAAGCTTATAGTATGCTTTGTTGTGCTAATGATTTAAACCCCTTCTTATTTCTGATTAAAGCCCCCAATATCCTTCTACCAAGTTCGCCTCACTCCTTCCCCAAAGATGAAAAGGCCCAGAACCTTCCCCTGCACACGTCCCTCTTGGAAAGCACGCTAAGACTGGGACACGCTTGGCAACTTGTATCATTCAGACTGCGAACGCATGAAGAAAGCTCAAAGAAAGTGCAGGAAGAGAACGAGcagcaagagggggaaaaaagacctcCACCAAACATAAAAGGAAGCCCCCAAAAGTCCAGACTTGAAAGCTGTGCTCGAGAGCAGACATTCATCAGAAGGTGGTGTAGCTCACTAATGTTATTTGATTTGgaataaaagcatgaaaatgaTGGCAAAGGCCTAAAATTGGAGATGTAAAGGCTGACTGCACAGTATTCCATTTCTCAATTTCATCCTTCAGAGCCACAAAATGGGGGTGATACAGTGACGGGATGAGGTTTACAGTAACAGCTGTGCTCTTCCCACACAGGGGAGGCCCTTCTAATGGGCGAAGGTCTGTTTTGAACAGACGGGGAGTAACAAAACAAGGTTCCCTATTAAGAGTGTGCAGTCCTATTTCTGATGAAGAAAACGAGTACGGGAGTCGGATTTCCTCGAAAATGGCCCCTAGACCCTCTCTTTTGTCGTCCCAAACCAGGGCTGTTTTAGAGGGGTTATCCTTCCGGTGGCGGGAAGCGGACAGAATGTCACGGggggcttccccccaccccccgccagccCACTTCTCCGGCAACTGTAAAGAACATACAGGAAACAATGCCAGTGGCATGTGGCTTTCTACTGCGCTAAACATTCACACAAAAGACAGGTTCATCCGTCATCGCGGTATCTGGATAAAAAATTAGCTCCTGATGGATGGTATTTGGAGCTTACCTGCTGCTAGTACATTACGAGAGAAACACAGGTTTTGAAACCCACATGACACTAGAAAGTGCAGACCATGAAATGCGACACGTGCAGGCGCACATAATGTACGCCAgattatacaaaataataaataagctaTTTAAACCCTCTGCCTAAAATCGGGCCCGCTGCAAGGAACCCTGGGTCACTTCTACGCAGGCCCATTAATGCACAGCATCTGCTGTGTAGAAGCAGGGCACGAAGCACTTCCGAATGATTTcagcaattaaaagaaaactgtttcCTGCCTGTTCAGACAGCAACTGTTTCAATGCAAGAGTGAGCACCAAATCACTGTGTGCAGCTGAAAAATTAAGTCCTCTTTTTGGGgaagaggggtgggtgggaggaagaatTTTTATGGAAAAGGGAGCCCTTCTTTTGTTGTCCTACGGTTCTGTGTTTTTCTGCCAAATTAGACAGAAGGCTCGGAGGGCTTCCCGGCCCGCCGCAGTCCCCCCTTCTCCTGCACCGGGCCACCCGAAAGCGCGGATCAATATCAGCCCCGCTGACGACGCCACAAAAGTGAAAATCcttcaattacatttttaaaggctgtTCTACTTAGAACACAGGTGCCTGAATGCAATGCATTTTACGGCCCTTAGATCTGAAGAAAGACACAGTTAACAGCCACGAGAAAAAGGCCTCTCAGATTTGGTTAAAAGGCACTACCAGAATCTGATTATAATAACTTCCTCTTTCTGAGCCTGTAAGATAGGCTGGTAAATATCCCCTGATATTTCccgaagaagaagaaatgtgcaTTCACATCCCAACATCTTCATgtaaagagggagggagaaagaccCCGGGAGACCGTCTAGTATTTAAGCAGTGACGACGGAAGGAACCATCGTCAAATTACAAAGAAAGAGGAGGCCAGCGACAGAAATGCCACCAAACCCCTTATCTGCAGTCTGAGGCCTCCGGCAATGGGCTTGTGTGCAGGCCGCCTGACTCACGGGGAAGGGCACGCGCAAGGGGGGGTGACGCATCCACCAAGGCTGCTGGCTGGGGGGACTCGGCGTCCCTGCCTGCCCCACGCTGGCCTGGCTCCCCTGGCTGCCCGGAGCCACCTCCCTGACACTGTGCAGTGGGCGACCGAGCAGGGAGCGAATACGGAGTCGTGGCCGATACAAGTCCAgttttccttaaaatgaaaaacatttctccctcctgccctcgAAGTAAGCCTGGAACTGGAGCCAAAGCCCCTAGAGTGAGAGAAAAACTCACAGTATCTTTAAGAGATCAGTCTGGATCCTCTATCTCTGTGAAGTATGCGGTCTTCAAGTACTCAGTGACtccatgtttttggtttttgttgttttggggttttttttaagcaaaagggTGAGGAAAGATCTTTTGAATCTTGGTAAGGTTGCAAACTGCCATCTTCAAAAATGGTTAAGACCAGGATAACATAGCCTCTAATCCCAAGCAGatcatttcttgaaaaataaaatcaaatgccAAACTTACAGGAGACTCGCCTGCAACATTTAACTTACTGATGAATCTGTAAAAATAGTTTCTCTATACTGGTCATTATCTTAAGTTAAAttgtaaaaattctcaaattGTTACCTCCAACAAAAGTTAACCCTAACACTGAAAAATGAATGTTATCTGGAAAAGTTTTACAAAAAGGCCAAATTCCGGGTAGCAATCACCTCTGAAGAAGGCAGGACAGGAATTTGATTAAGGAGGGACCCCAGGGCAAGTTCACCATATAAGCAACGTTTTATTGTTAAGTACATTCGGAAGCAAATATGGTAAAGATGAGCAGAGAGCATCTGAGCACGTGTATTATTCTCTGGACCTTCATGCGTGTAATGTTTTGTAATCTGAAGtttcaaaatgtgaaataatgaatGCATAGATTTATTTATACATGCTTTGGAATACAGTCTGAGGTTTGGCTGGAAAACTGGCATCTTGTCAAATAAAGTGCTATCAAATATGAAAATTTAGTTAGTGTAATGATTTTAGGATTGTAAATCAAGGTATCCAGAAACTGGAAAATGGATCCGTCAGGCCAGGTGCTCGGCCGGGAAAAGATGCCATCATGGATACTGGGCCGTACGAGGTACGCAGGTCCCTGCCAGACAAACCCAGGTCAGGAGGTTTGTTCTGGATTCTAGATGTACGCTGCTCATCTAGATACCTGAGAGCAAAGGAGGCTTCAAATCTGTTTCTTCAAGATTTGAAAACCAGAGGTCTCTTGCCAAGTTTAT
Above is a window of Neomonachus schauinslandi chromosome 3, ASM220157v2, whole genome shotgun sequence DNA encoding:
- the GGACT gene encoding gamma-glutamylaminecyclotransferase, coding for MARVFVYGTLKRGQPNHKVLLDPTNGRAAFRGRGRTLEPYPLVIAGEHNIPRLLNLPGQGRLVLGEIYAVDERMLSFLDEFEGCPDVYQRTPVQVAVLEWEGARGAPEETPAADGTLQCFVYSTVTYAPEWVRLPHHDDYDFQGEHGLRYNPRENR